A genomic window from Shewanella vesiculosa includes:
- a CDS encoding DUF998 domain-containing protein, with translation MFESIAIYSGLIATIWIFIGVYVASRFYNGYSHSKQFCSELGATGSPTEKLSPLINNYPLGFLFCFFGWYLAQLSSVSILVNIAGWLVIAHGIGTWVAGYFPMDADPFTKNPTFNCKVHSWAGFMMLLSLVVAPILVAVSPTTEVIPLYFRIFSVGSVIAAVYYLFAMAKAVKSQSNPGIHQRISYGFQLIWLSAFSLVLA, from the coding sequence GTGTTTGAAAGTATTGCGATCTATTCAGGGTTAATTGCAACAATTTGGATCTTCATTGGTGTTTATGTAGCAAGCCGATTTTATAATGGTTACAGTCATTCTAAACAATTCTGTAGTGAATTAGGTGCAACAGGCAGCCCAACAGAAAAATTGTCACCCTTAATTAATAATTACCCTCTAGGTTTTCTCTTTTGCTTTTTCGGTTGGTATTTGGCGCAGCTTTCAAGTGTTTCAATCTTAGTTAATATTGCGGGTTGGTTAGTAATAGCTCATGGCATTGGCACATGGGTAGCTGGGTATTTTCCTATGGACGCTGATCCATTTACTAAAAATCCAACTTTTAATTGTAAGGTTCATTCTTGGGCTGGTTTTATGATGTTACTTTCGCTAGTTGTAGCGCCAATATTAGTAGCGGTAAGTCCAACAACAGAAGTTATCCCTCTATATTTCCGTATTTTTTCAGTTGGCTCTGTTATCGCTGCTGTTTATTATCTATTTGCTATGGCTAAAGCCGTAAAATCTCAAAGTAACCCTGGAATTCATCAACGTATTTCTTATGGCTTTCAGTTAATTTGGCTAAGTGCT
- a CDS encoding IS1595 family transposase, which produces MKTSSYLLKAGVDYPTSWGEFVDWFHDEQSCISYLYKLRWPNGFICPSCSSHQSPYQLSNGKLKCHACRSQCSVTSSTLFDKTRTPMKSWFAAVWFITNQKNGVSALGVQRLLGLGSYQTAWSLMHKLRYAMVDPERDKLSGIVEVDETLIGGVVPQSSIKNQQGKRKAVVLVAVELLSRSGFGRIRLRQVESATKEHIHQFIQDVIEPGSTICSDGSQAYKQIDKKGYKHNRIVHLGSSVPAHETMAGVHRVSSLCKRWLLGTYQGAVKAKQLDYYLDEFTFRFNRRKSDSRGLLFYRLLEQAVRSKPITYQSIKNR; this is translated from the coding sequence ATGAAAACTTCATCGTATTTATTAAAAGCTGGTGTAGATTACCCTACAAGTTGGGGCGAATTTGTTGATTGGTTTCATGATGAACAATCCTGCATTAGCTACCTTTACAAACTTCGTTGGCCAAACGGATTCATATGCCCAAGCTGTTCAAGCCATCAATCACCTTATCAGTTAAGTAATGGCAAGTTAAAATGTCATGCTTGTCGTTCTCAGTGTTCAGTAACATCAAGTACACTTTTTGACAAAACAAGAACCCCCATGAAAAGTTGGTTTGCTGCCGTCTGGTTTATTACAAATCAAAAAAATGGTGTCAGCGCTCTTGGAGTTCAAAGGTTATTAGGTCTTGGGAGTTATCAAACCGCTTGGTCATTAATGCACAAGTTAAGGTATGCCATGGTTGATCCTGAAAGGGATAAACTGTCCGGCATCGTAGAGGTTGACGAAACACTAATAGGTGGCGTCGTTCCCCAATCATCTATTAAAAATCAACAGGGTAAGCGTAAGGCTGTAGTTTTGGTAGCAGTTGAGCTGCTATCACGCTCTGGATTTGGCCGGATACGTTTAAGGCAAGTGGAAAGTGCAACCAAAGAACATATCCATCAATTCATTCAAGATGTAATTGAACCTGGTAGTACAATTTGTAGTGATGGCTCTCAAGCATACAAACAAATAGACAAGAAAGGATATAAGCATAACCGAATAGTGCATTTAGGTTCATCTGTACCTGCACATGAAACAATGGCTGGGGTGCATCGAGTCTCATCATTATGTAAAAGATGGCTTTTAGGTACATATCAAGGCGCGGTAAAGGCTAAGCAACTTGATTATTATTTAGATGAGTTTACATTTCGCTTCAATAGAAGAAAGTCAGATTCTCGGGGATTATTATTCTACAGGTTGCTTGAACAAGCAGTGCGTTCTAAGCCGATAACGTACCAATCAATTAAAAATCGATAA
- a CDS encoding integron integrase, with product MSTSPFLESIRTELRTRRYSIKTEKVYLYWIKQFILFNDKKHPQDMGNAEIERFLNHLAVNRQVSAATQNQALCAIIYVYKHIIRREISDLRYSFTKREQSIPTVLTHEEAKNIISHLSGQYWLIASLLYGGGLRINEALKLRIKDVNIQNNTLFVFRGKGKKDRYTLLPKSLSHSLDNQFSIVKARHQQDLSEGYGLASLPPALLRKYGNAAKDLSWQYVFPSSTRCTHLYDGYICRHHIHETTFRKQLRKAVLISQIPKQVKAHTFRHTFATELYTHVIGSRFIHTTSPIDR from the coding sequence ATGTCAACATCACCATTTCTCGAGTCAATTCGTACCGAACTTCGCACTCGTCGTTACAGTATAAAAACAGAGAAAGTATATTTATATTGGATAAAGCAATTTATCCTTTTCAATGACAAAAAACATCCTCAAGACATGGGTAATGCCGAAATTGAGCGTTTCTTAAATCACTTAGCAGTCAATCGGCAGGTAAGTGCTGCAACACAAAACCAAGCTTTATGCGCAATTATTTATGTATATAAACATATTATTCGAAGAGAGATATCAGATTTACGTTATTCGTTTACTAAGCGGGAGCAGTCCATACCGACAGTGCTAACCCACGAGGAGGCTAAAAACATTATTAGCCACCTTTCTGGCCAATATTGGTTAATTGCATCACTTCTATATGGTGGAGGATTACGAATAAATGAGGCATTAAAGCTAAGAATTAAAGATGTAAACATACAGAATAATACGTTATTTGTTTTTAGAGGCAAAGGTAAAAAAGACCGTTATACATTATTGCCAAAATCCTTAAGCCATTCTTTGGATAACCAATTTAGTATCGTAAAAGCGCGCCACCAGCAAGATTTAAGTGAAGGATATGGGTTAGCATCTTTGCCACCTGCACTATTACGTAAATATGGTAATGCCGCTAAAGATTTATCTTGGCAGTATGTTTTCCCCTCATCGACGCGCTGTACACATCTATATGATGGCTATATTTGTCGTCATCATATTCACGAAACAACATTTAGAAAACAATTGCGCAAAGCAGTATTAATCAGCCAAATACCGAAGCAAGTAAAAGCACATACCTTTAGGCATACGTTTGCGACTGAACTGTATACTCATGTTATAGGTTCTCGCTTTATTCATACTACCAGCCCAATAGATAGATAA
- a CDS encoding ABC transporter permease, producing the protein MKSLYFVAFKSILTKEINRFTRIWIQTLVPPAITMTLYFLIFGNLVGSRIGEMGGVTYMEFIAPGLIMMSVITSSYSNVASSFYSAKFQRNIEEIMVAPVPHYVMIAGYVGGGVARGLCVGLIVTTVAMLFVDISLHHVGLVVITMFLTSVLFSLGGLINAVFAKSFDDISIIPTFILTPLTYLGGVFYSLSLLPPFWQGVSGLNPVVYMINVFRYGFLGFADLSVPLSIAIMVGFCVSLWAVAYYLISRGIGLRS; encoded by the coding sequence ATGAAAAGTCTGTATTTTGTGGCTTTTAAAAGTATTTTAACCAAAGAAATTAATCGCTTCACCCGTATTTGGATCCAAACACTAGTGCCGCCAGCCATTACCATGACGTTATATTTTTTAATTTTTGGTAACTTAGTTGGTAGCCGCATCGGTGAAATGGGCGGCGTGACCTACATGGAGTTTATTGCTCCTGGTTTAATCATGATGTCGGTGATCACCAGCTCATACTCTAATGTAGCCTCATCGTTTTACAGCGCCAAGTTTCAACGCAACATTGAAGAAATCATGGTGGCTCCAGTACCGCATTACGTGATGATAGCCGGTTATGTCGGCGGCGGTGTCGCCCGTGGGTTATGCGTGGGCTTAATTGTGACCACAGTGGCGATGTTGTTTGTTGATATCTCCTTACATCATGTTGGCTTGGTTGTTATCACCATGTTTTTAACCTCAGTGTTATTCTCACTCGGTGGCTTGATTAATGCCGTGTTTGCCAAAAGCTTTGACGATATCAGTATTATTCCGACGTTTATTCTTACGCCACTCACCTACTTAGGCGGTGTATTTTACTCGTTATCGTTATTGCCACCTTTTTGGCAAGGTGTATCGGGTTTAAATCCTGTGGTATACATGATTAACGTATTCCGCTACGGATTTTTAGGTTTTGCCGACCTCAGTGTACCGTTATCTATCGCCATCATGGTTGGCTTTTGCGTCAGCTTGTGGGCAGTAGCTTACTATTTGATTTCGCGCGGAATTGGTTTGCGTAGCTAA
- a CDS encoding ABC transporter ATP-binding protein, with the protein MADNANALVIDNLKKTYKGGVEAVKSISLTVKQGDFFALLGPNGAGKSTTIGIISSLVQKTAGTVSVFGFDIDKDLEHAKLCIGLVPQEFNFNQFETVQQIVVNQAGYYGVPKAVALQRAEKYLTQLDLWQKRHAQARELSGGMKRRLMIARALMHEPKLLILDEPTAGVDIELRRSMWEFLKQINKQGVTIILTTHYLEEAEMLCRTIGIIDTGLLVECTTMKALLSKLDVETFIFDLRHDLDVAPQLTNMNCRLTDAHTLEVDVAKSNNINELFTQFTSANIEVLSMRNKANRLEELFVELVEKAKESK; encoded by the coding sequence ATGGCCGATAACGCCAATGCATTGGTGATCGATAACCTTAAAAAAACCTATAAAGGCGGTGTAGAAGCCGTTAAGTCAATTAGTTTGACGGTAAAGCAAGGTGACTTCTTTGCTTTGCTTGGCCCCAATGGTGCAGGTAAATCTACCACCATCGGCATTATCAGCTCATTGGTGCAGAAAACCGCTGGCACGGTTTCGGTATTTGGTTTCGATATAGATAAAGATCTCGAACATGCCAAGTTATGTATCGGGTTAGTACCGCAAGAATTTAACTTTAACCAGTTTGAAACCGTGCAACAAATTGTGGTTAACCAAGCGGGTTACTATGGCGTGCCAAAAGCCGTAGCATTACAACGTGCTGAAAAATATCTCACCCAACTTGATTTATGGCAAAAACGCCATGCTCAAGCGCGCGAACTGTCTGGTGGCATGAAACGCCGTTTAATGATTGCCCGTGCGTTAATGCACGAACCTAAATTGCTAATATTAGATGAGCCAACAGCTGGCGTCGACATTGAACTTCGTCGTTCAATGTGGGAGTTTTTAAAGCAAATTAACAAACAAGGTGTGACGATTATTTTAACCACACACTACCTTGAAGAAGCCGAAATGCTGTGTCGCACCATTGGTATTATCGATACCGGTTTGCTGGTGGAATGCACCACCATGAAGGCATTATTGAGCAAGCTAGATGTTGAAACCTTTATTTTCGATTTACGTCATGATCTCGATGTTGCCCCTCAGTTAACCAATATGAATTGCCGCTTAACTGATGCACATACTTTAGAAGTCGATGTGGCGAAATCGAATAACATTAATGAGTTATTTACTCAGTTTACTTCAGCCAATATCGAAGTTTTGTCGATGCGCAATAAAGCCAACCGTCTAGAAGAATTGTTTGTAGAGCTGGTAGAGAAAGCCAAGGAGTCAAAATAA
- the hpt gene encoding hypoxanthine phosphoribosyltransferase, with translation MKHTIEMMISEQEINKTLDQLAERINAHYADSERLLMVGLLKGSVVFMADLCRRIKGHVEIDFMAVSSYGNSTTSSRDVKVLKDVQSDISGRDVLIVEDLIDSGNTLNKVREMLLLREPKSLALCTLLDKPERREVDVHVDFIGITIPDEFIVGYGIDYAEQYRNLPYIAKVVPLD, from the coding sequence ATGAAGCACACCATTGAAATGATGATTTCTGAGCAAGAAATCAATAAAACTTTAGACCAGTTAGCTGAACGCATTAATGCTCATTACGCTGACAGTGAACGCTTATTAATGGTTGGCCTATTAAAAGGTTCTGTAGTGTTTATGGCCGATTTATGTCGCCGCATCAAAGGCCATGTTGAAATCGACTTTATGGCAGTATCAAGTTATGGTAATTCAACCACTAGCTCACGCGACGTTAAAGTGCTTAAAGACGTGCAGTCTGATATCTCTGGCCGTGACGTGTTAATTGTTGAAGACTTAATCGACTCAGGCAACACCTTAAATAAAGTGCGCGAGATGTTACTACTGCGCGAACCAAAAAGTTTAGCGCTTTGTACCTTATTAGATAAGCCAGAACGCCGCGAGGTTGATGTACACGTCGACTTTATTGGTATCACAATTCCTGACGAGTTTATTGTCGGTTACGGTATCGACTACGCAGAGCAATACCGCAACTTGCCTTATATCGCTAAAGTTGTACCACTGGATTAA
- a CDS encoding flavin prenyltransferase UbiX — protein MAYAKKAKAISLAWTGASGAPYGIKLLECLLAADYQVFLMVSSAARVVLATEHGLQLSANPDKAKAQLLEQLHNSDEPLKGELVVLGKDEWFSPPASGSAAPKQMVICPCSTGTLAAVATGMSNNLLERAADVVLKERGQLILVPRETPFSAIHLEHMLSLTRNGATIMPAAPGFYHNPKSVQDLVNFMVSRILDHLGIEHDLTSRWGYGRTQSHDIDN, from the coding sequence ATGGCCTATGCCAAAAAAGCCAAAGCAATTAGTCTCGCCTGGACTGGCGCATCTGGCGCACCATATGGTATTAAGTTGCTTGAATGCTTGCTCGCGGCGGATTACCAAGTTTTTTTAATGGTATCCAGCGCAGCACGTGTGGTGTTAGCCACCGAGCATGGGTTACAACTGAGCGCAAATCCAGATAAAGCCAAGGCTCAATTACTTGAACAACTGCATAATTCTGATGAGCCATTAAAAGGCGAATTAGTGGTGTTAGGTAAAGATGAATGGTTTTCGCCGCCAGCATCAGGCAGTGCAGCACCAAAACAAATGGTGATTTGTCCGTGTTCAACCGGCACATTAGCTGCTGTTGCCACAGGAATGAGTAATAATTTGCTCGAAAGAGCAGCAGACGTAGTATTAAAAGAGCGTGGGCAGTTAATCCTTGTTCCGCGTGAAACTCCGTTTAGTGCCATACACTTAGAGCATATGTTAAGCCTTACACGCAATGGTGCGACCATCATGCCAGCGGCACCAGGTTTTTATCATAATCCCAAATCGGTTCAAGATCTGGTAAACTTCATGGTTTCCCGAATACTAGATCATTTGGGTATTGAACACGACTTAACGAGTCGCTGGGGATACGGACGTACTCAGTCACACGACATCGACAATTGA
- the mpl gene encoding UDP-N-acetylmuramate:L-alanyl-gamma-D-glutamyl-meso-diaminopimelate ligase gives MHVHILGICGTFMGGLALLARAMGHKVTGSDANVYPPMSTQLEQQGIELIQGFDPIQLGKEGDNQPDLVVIGNAMSRGNPCVEAVLNRGIKYTSGPQFLSEHILQDRWVLAVAGTHGKTSTSSMLAWVLEYCGYEPGFLIGGVPQNFGVSARLGNSVFFVVEADEYDSAFFDKRSKFVHYHPRTLVINNLEFDHADIFADLAAIQRQFNHVIRTVPGEGKVIWPSDVEAVQQVIDMGCWSEQEIYSKSPTLATDIANYSESPLVSQGEPSAWQSRTIADDGHVFEVLFKGESQGILHWALIGQHNIENAIMAIAAARHVGVAPSHAIEALTQFSPPKRRLELLATVNGVSVYDDFAHHPTAIATTLQGLRAKVASSDHANGKIIVVLEPRSNTMKSGVHKDTLANSMVLADVGYLYQADNIGWDIHASMANAPLPVTVFNNIEDIINTVATTANKGDTVVIMSNGGFNGIHQKIIKALA, from the coding sequence ATGCACGTACACATATTAGGTATTTGTGGCACTTTTATGGGCGGTTTAGCCCTACTAGCCCGCGCAATGGGCCACAAAGTAACCGGCAGTGATGCTAACGTTTACCCGCCGATGAGCACCCAGCTTGAGCAACAAGGTATTGAGCTAATCCAAGGTTTTGATCCCATTCAATTAGGCAAAGAAGGCGATAATCAACCAGATTTAGTGGTTATTGGTAATGCCATGAGTCGCGGTAATCCATGTGTAGAAGCGGTATTAAACCGTGGTATTAAATACACTTCTGGGCCGCAGTTTTTGTCTGAACATATTTTGCAAGACCGTTGGGTGTTGGCGGTAGCGGGTACTCACGGCAAAACCTCTACCTCCAGCATGCTCGCGTGGGTTTTAGAATACTGCGGCTACGAGCCGGGATTTTTAATTGGTGGCGTGCCGCAAAACTTTGGCGTGTCAGCCCGTTTAGGTAACTCAGTGTTTTTTGTGGTTGAAGCCGACGAATACGACAGTGCCTTTTTTGATAAACGCTCTAAGTTTGTGCATTACCATCCACGCACGTTAGTGATCAATAATCTTGAATTTGATCATGCCGATATTTTTGCCGATCTCGCAGCCATTCAACGTCAATTTAATCATGTTATCCGCACTGTGCCGGGCGAAGGTAAGGTTATTTGGCCTAGCGATGTTGAAGCTGTGCAGCAAGTGATTGATATGGGCTGTTGGAGCGAACAAGAAATTTATTCTAAATCGCCAACCTTAGCCACAGATATAGCTAATTATTCAGAGAGTCCTTTAGTAAGCCAAGGTGAACCAAGTGCTTGGCAGTCGCGTACTATTGCCGACGACGGCCATGTGTTTGAAGTGCTGTTTAAGGGCGAGTCACAAGGGATATTACACTGGGCATTGATAGGTCAGCACAATATCGAAAACGCAATTATGGCTATCGCTGCGGCACGTCATGTTGGCGTAGCACCAAGCCATGCTATTGAGGCATTGACACAGTTCAGTCCACCTAAGCGTCGTTTAGAATTATTGGCTACCGTTAATGGGGTGTCTGTGTATGACGATTTTGCTCATCATCCAACCGCTATTGCCACCACCTTACAAGGGCTAAGGGCCAAAGTGGCTTCCAGTGATCATGCCAATGGCAAGATTATTGTAGTGCTAGAGCCGCGATCGAACACCATGAAAAGCGGTGTACATAAAGATACGCTGGCCAATTCGATGGTATTGGCTGATGTTGGCTACTTATATCAAGCGGACAATATTGGTTGGGACATTCATGCCAGTATGGCTAATGCGCCACTTCCTGTGACTGTGTTTAACAATATAGAAGACATTATTAACACAGTAGCCACCACCGCCAATAAAGGTGATACCGTGGTCATTATGAGTAATGGTGGCTTCAATGGTATTCACCAGAAAATAATTAAGGCTCTAGCGTAA
- a CDS encoding AzlD domain-containing protein — translation MIWLIILSMAAVVFISRHLLLEPKLPIRLSKNTLTFLSYSAPAVLTAILAPIVFVPEGQLAISVYNPYLTCALVATVLAYVTRNTLLTTVLSMGLFFILY, via the coding sequence ATGATCTGGCTGATTATTTTATCCATGGCGGCGGTGGTGTTTATCAGTCGACACTTGTTGTTAGAACCTAAATTGCCTATTCGCTTAAGTAAAAATACCTTAACGTTTTTAAGCTATTCAGCCCCAGCGGTATTAACCGCTATCTTAGCGCCAATTGTGTTTGTGCCCGAAGGCCAACTTGCTATTAGTGTATATAACCCCTATTTAACTTGTGCTCTGGTGGCCACAGTGCTGGCTTACGTTACCCGCAACACCTTACTCACAACCGTACTCAGTATGGGACTGTTTTTTATTTTGTATTAG
- a CDS encoding AzlC family ABC transporter permease: MDTLELTSVTPTKTKSFLAGALAVMPLTIAVIPWGILAGSFALEVGLTPVESQAMSAIIFAGSAQLVALGMIKAGIGISSILITTLLITSRHLLYAMAMRTHISPLPLKWRLGLGFLLTDELFAIANQAHKGDSPAQHQFDRWYALGGGLTFYLGWNIATLLGIVAGQSIDNLGELGLDFAIAATFIAIVVPTVKKPSILVCVLVSLTLAVVCAVFAIQAGLLIAAISGMAAGMTYAKLTNEDAVVLARVNSSNIDSAIANSNTAESTSSATANKDHNL, from the coding sequence GTGGACACCCTTGAGTTAACTTCTGTTACCCCCACCAAAACTAAATCGTTTTTAGCTGGTGCGCTTGCCGTTATGCCGCTGACGATTGCGGTGATCCCTTGGGGGATACTCGCCGGATCGTTTGCACTGGAAGTGGGCCTAACGCCAGTTGAAAGCCAAGCGATGTCGGCAATTATCTTTGCGGGTAGTGCCCAGTTGGTTGCACTCGGTATGATAAAAGCCGGTATTGGTATTAGCAGCATTTTGATCACTACCTTACTGATCACCTCTCGACATTTGCTGTATGCCATGGCGATGCGCACTCATATAAGCCCTTTACCCCTTAAATGGCGTTTAGGCTTAGGTTTTTTACTCACAGATGAACTGTTTGCTATCGCCAATCAAGCTCATAAAGGCGACTCGCCAGCGCAACATCAGTTTGATCGCTGGTATGCTTTGGGCGGCGGCTTAACCTTTTATCTTGGTTGGAATATTGCTACTTTGCTTGGCATTGTCGCAGGGCAGTCTATCGACAACTTAGGCGAACTCGGACTCGACTTTGCCATCGCTGCCACCTTTATCGCCATCGTAGTCCCCACAGTAAAAAAGCCATCAATATTAGTGTGTGTCCTGGTGTCGCTTACCTTAGCTGTCGTGTGCGCAGTATTTGCGATTCAAGCCGGGCTATTAATTGCGGCAATATCGGGCATGGCAGCAGGCATGACTTACGCCAAATTGACTAACGAAGACGCTGTGGTTTTGGCTAGAGTTAATTCGAGTAACATTGATTCTGCTATCGCTAATTCGAATACCGCTGAATCTACTTCTTCAGCGACCGCAAATAAGGATCACAACCTATGA
- a CDS encoding LysR family transcriptional regulator translates to MKKIDLDKLDLLTLSILVSLYENKSATHVSRILDVPASKISRCLHSARLLFGDELFIRRKYGLVPNDYAGRIYPIAKEIVDCAKNFNRLNSTSLPHSRHFELVMPGMIAHAYPRALMNSIKEHHKDIHINVNNWDKHALESVSNDPNSIVLCGCKSPEEIHCFDQKLHVEVLAEMGSQYLLSCKNHRILKQEITLESIAEYPYINTLMGAQAPIINPFQEYCQLNNLPLETEMTITNVSSLFDYLSDCKSLALTPYKAVYDMVDEESGLHACQISEYEVNRLFNVVEPLKLVLVTHPNADNEDATWLKQQIRELTSELV, encoded by the coding sequence ATGAAGAAGATTGACTTAGATAAATTAGACTTATTAACACTTTCTATATTAGTAAGTTTGTACGAAAACAAATCGGCTACTCATGTGTCTAGAATACTGGATGTACCAGCATCAAAGATTAGTCGTTGTTTACATTCAGCAAGATTGCTATTCGGTGATGAGCTTTTTATTAGACGTAAATATGGATTGGTACCGAACGATTATGCAGGGAGGATCTACCCTATTGCAAAAGAAATTGTGGACTGTGCTAAAAATTTCAATCGGCTGAATAGTACCTCATTGCCACATAGTCGACATTTTGAATTAGTGATGCCAGGAATGATTGCTCATGCTTACCCACGTGCATTAATGAATTCAATTAAAGAGCATCATAAAGATATTCATATCAATGTGAACAATTGGGATAAACATGCTCTAGAAAGCGTTTCTAACGACCCTAATAGTATTGTCTTGTGTGGTTGTAAAAGCCCTGAGGAAATTCATTGCTTTGATCAAAAGTTACACGTTGAAGTGCTTGCCGAAATGGGGTCACAGTACTTGTTAAGTTGTAAAAATCATCGCATTTTAAAGCAAGAAATCACTTTAGAAAGTATTGCCGAGTATCCATACATCAATACGCTTATGGGAGCCCAAGCGCCAATAATCAATCCGTTTCAAGAGTATTGTCAACTCAACAATCTACCTCTTGAAACTGAAATGACTATTACAAATGTATCTTCTTTATTTGATTACCTTTCTGATTGTAAGTCGTTGGCATTAACACCTTACAAGGCCGTTTACGACATGGTAGATGAGGAGTCAGGTTTACATGCTTGTCAGATATCTGAATACGAAGTGAATCGTCTTTTTAACGTTGTAGAACCATTAAAGTTAGTATTGGTGACGCATCCCAATGCAGATAATGAAGATGCTACTTGGTTAAAACAGCAGATACGCGAGTTAACCAGTGAGCTTGTTTAA
- a CDS encoding cytochrome c3 family protein, translating to MSVNKWLLPLGIGLLSLFLSQGALSDELTGKINNDSCMKCHKRNGAMQGYHSHDSLKMSCSSCHGEKGNHPRKPNDLMVFSSDNDIPVTAKNAVCLKCHTPTKLADAEWTHNVHAQKTSCTSCHQLHPKLDPMLGLSASERSNKCQNCHSVRGK from the coding sequence ATGTCCGTGAATAAATGGCTATTGCCACTCGGCATAGGATTGCTATCACTGTTTCTTAGCCAAGGCGCTCTCAGCGATGAACTTACTGGCAAAATTAACAATGATTCATGCATGAAATGCCATAAACGAAATGGAGCAATGCAGGGATATCATAGCCATGACTCATTAAAAATGAGTTGTAGCTCTTGCCATGGTGAAAAAGGCAATCATCCTAGAAAGCCTAATGATTTGATGGTGTTTTCTTCGGACAATGACATCCCTGTTACTGCTAAAAATGCTGTATGCCTTAAATGTCATACGCCAACAAAGTTAGCTGACGCAGAATGGACACATAACGTACATGCGCAAAAAACCAGCTGTACATCTTGTCATCAATTGCACCCTAAATTAGATCCGATGTTGGGGTTAAGTGCCTCAGAGCGCAGCAATAAATGCCAAAATTGTCACTCGGTGCGAGGTAAGTAA
- a CDS encoding 4Fe-4S dicluster domain-containing protein, whose protein sequence is MENSRRHFLKSTCALVAGVSVYPLSGKNANAEMEADINNIKYALLHDETKCIGCNACVEACREVNHVPEGVTRLSIERTGPFGEYPNQFYHFSRHSCEHCEEAPCVSVCPTGAAFINKETGIVAVNADKCVGCQYCIAACPYEVRFINPVTKAADKCDFCRETNLKHGKQPACVEICPTKALVFGNLKDPESELVALLKANPTERFKQRLGTRPKIFRIKAKLGEIIL, encoded by the coding sequence ATGGAAAACTCAAGAAGGCATTTTCTTAAAAGCACCTGTGCATTGGTTGCAGGCGTGTCGGTATATCCACTCAGTGGCAAAAATGCCAATGCAGAAATGGAAGCCGATATAAACAACATAAAGTACGCTTTGTTACATGATGAAACCAAATGCATTGGCTGTAATGCCTGTGTTGAAGCATGTCGAGAAGTGAATCATGTCCCCGAAGGCGTTACACGACTCAGCATTGAAAGAACTGGACCATTTGGAGAATACCCAAATCAATTTTATCACTTCTCTCGGCATTCTTGCGAACATTGCGAAGAGGCACCCTGCGTTTCTGTTTGTCCCACCGGTGCCGCCTTTATTAATAAAGAAACCGGTATTGTTGCAGTCAATGCAGATAAATGTGTCGGTTGCCAATACTGTATTGCAGCCTGCCCTTATGAAGTACGCTTTATTAATCCTGTGACTAAAGCTGCCGACAAATGTGATTTTTGCCGCGAAACGAATCTCAAACACGGTAAACAACCTGCCTGTGTAGAAATATGTCCGACAAAAGCATTAGTGTTTGGCAATCTTAAAGATCCCGAGTCCGAACTGGTTGCACTATTGAAGGCTAATCCGACTGAGCGCTTTAAGCAACGTTTAGGTACCCGGCCTAAAATATTTCGTATTAAAGCGAAACTAGGGGAGATTATATTATGA